A genomic segment from Pirellulales bacterium encodes:
- a CDS encoding VOC family protein yields the protein MRLTAVLTVLLTVTSVAAQTAMPTRPPITGLSHIALYCHDLDQSRAFYKDFLGFDEPYSLKNPDGTLHLTFIKINDRQSIELFPEKEPNTDRLYHIALETDDAEAMRQYLAAQGVKVPDQTPKGRIGNANYFITDPDGRTVEIVQYLPDGMTVQNKGKFLPDTRISKTLAHVAFWRGTWKPPSNFTRELWAAKNFGGERKARTLCRG from the coding sequence ATGAGATTGACCGCTGTGTTGACGGTTTTGTTGACCGTGACATCGGTGGCTGCCCAAACGGCAATGCCCACAAGGCCACCAATTACGGGCCTCTCGCACATTGCATTGTACTGCCACGACCTCGATCAGTCGCGGGCGTTTTATAAAGACTTCTTGGGATTTGACGAACCGTATTCGTTGAAAAACCCCGACGGCACGCTGCACCTAACGTTCATCAAAATCAACGATCGACAAAGCATCGAGCTATTTCCGGAAAAGGAGCCGAATACCGATCGGCTGTATCATATTGCGCTGGAGACCGACGATGCCGAAGCAATGCGGCAGTATCTCGCCGCGCAAGGCGTCAAAGTACCGGACCAAACGCCCAAGGGGAGAATCGGCAATGCGAATTATTTCATTACCGATCCGGACGGTCGCACGGTGGAAATTGTGCAGTACTTGCCGGACGGCATGACGGTGCAAAACAAAGGCAAGTTTTTGCCCGACACGCGCATTTCGAAAACTCTGGCGCACGTGGCATTTTGGAGGGGAACCTGGAAGCCGCCAAGCAATTTTACGAGGGAACTCTGGGCTGCAAAGAATTTTGGCGGGGAGCGAAAAGCCCGGACGCTTTGTCGTGGGTGA
- a CDS encoding DUF4256 domain-containing protein, whose product MAGKTSKKLSPKQCEELLRALKARFEKNMNRHQGLKWANVEAKLEANTEKLWSLHEMERTGGEPDVVGREKKTSEFIFYDCSAESPQGRRNVCYDREAQKANIKGRPDASANVIDMAAAMGIELLTEEEYRQLQKLGVFDAKTSSWVKTPSAIRKLGGALFCDRRYDHVFVCHNGPQSYYSGRGFRGWLRV is encoded by the coding sequence ATGGCTGGCAAAACGTCCAAAAAGCTGTCACCAAAGCAATGCGAGGAACTCCTCCGAGCATTGAAAGCCCGATTTGAGAAAAACATGAACCGTCATCAAGGTCTCAAGTGGGCTAATGTCGAGGCAAAGCTGGAAGCCAATACCGAAAAACTCTGGTCGCTCCATGAAATGGAACGTACTGGCGGTGAACCGGACGTCGTTGGTCGTGAAAAAAAGACGAGCGAATTCATTTTTTATGATTGTTCAGCGGAAAGTCCCCAAGGCCGTAGAAATGTTTGTTACGACCGAGAGGCCCAGAAGGCGAACATTAAAGGAAGACCGGATGCATCAGCCAACGTAATTGACATGGCAGCCGCGATGGGCATCGAGCTGTTGACGGAAGAAGAATATCGTCAACTGCAGAAGCTTGGCGTCTTCGATGCGAAAACATCGAGCTGGGTAAAAACACCTTCTGCTATTAGAAAACTTGGCGGCGCCCTGTTTTGTGATCGCCGCTACGACCACGTCTTCGTGTGTCATAACGGACCGCAGTCTTACTACTCAGGCAGAGGCTTCCGCGGCTGGCTCCGGGTCTAA
- a CDS encoding tetratricopeptide repeat protein, translating into MRHRKFCIYFLAISVSSLFSAAAYAQTYKPGDKVMVKTWDAKLAESGKDVNTHIELGDIFTVTKTNGDWLWVSHGWIQKADVVPLAQAIAYFTAKIQNDPNDYRNYHNRAWACKKMGELDKAIADEGEAIRLYPTWAYFYNNRGMMWNAKGEYDIAITDYNEAIRRAPGDALCRNDRGEAYRHKGSYEKAIADYNEAIRLDPKHYWAYANRAWILATCPDEQFRDGVKAIESGSKACDLSDWRFADPIDTLAAAYAAKGDYDSAIRWETKAIDLGLESESDKKPEDLRARLELYKAGKPYREEPKAK; encoded by the coding sequence ATGCGACACCGCAAGTTTTGCATTTACTTTTTAGCGATTTCCGTATCGTCCCTATTTTCGGCAGCCGCATATGCTCAGACCTACAAACCTGGCGACAAGGTAATGGTCAAAACCTGGGACGCCAAGCTGGCCGAGAGCGGCAAGGATGTGAACACGCACATTGAACTTGGCGACATATTCACCGTTACCAAAACCAACGGCGACTGGCTTTGGGTGAGCCACGGTTGGATTCAGAAAGCAGATGTGGTGCCGCTGGCTCAAGCCATCGCATACTTTACCGCAAAAATCCAAAATGATCCCAATGACTATCGCAATTATCACAACAGGGCTTGGGCTTGCAAAAAAATGGGTGAATTAGATAAAGCCATCGCCGATGAAGGGGAAGCAATTCGGCTCTATCCCACGTGGGCCTATTTCTATAACAACCGAGGCATGATGTGGAATGCCAAGGGCGAGTACGACATTGCAATCACCGACTACAATGAAGCGATCCGGCGTGCTCCGGGCGATGCGCTGTGCCGCAATGATCGTGGAGAAGCCTATCGCCACAAAGGAAGCTACGAAAAAGCGATAGCGGATTATAATGAAGCGATTCGTCTCGATCCAAAGCACTACTGGGCGTACGCCAACCGCGCTTGGATTTTGGCGACCTGCCCGGATGAGCAATTTCGTGATGGAGTAAAAGCCATCGAATCCGGCTCCAAGGCTTGTGACTTGAGCGATTGGCGATTTGCCGATCCAATTGACACTCTCGCCGCAGCCTACGCAGCAAAAGGAGACTACGATTCTGCCATCAGATGGGAAACTAAGGCGATTGATTTGGGGCTTGAGTCCGAAAGCGACAAAAAGCCCGAGGACCTCCGCGCCCGGCTGGAACTCTACAAAGCGGGCAAACCGTACCGTGAAGAACCTAAAGCGAAGTGA
- a CDS encoding H-type lectin domain-containing protein, whose protein sequence is MPRTLTTDDLDYLNSEYFLVRKQTKILLVWLFGIAGLIVTPAAAFTAAFAAAKLAINNGAAAIATNEIEKMRQTAKTDCDKIRDSLDQLTLPIVTTGAVRAGNFQTGSPSVTTNAGTRTGETNVKFDPTPFTKPPQVVVTPRVSDYIANYAVSIYNVSNKGFSVCTVDMANHPTNIDFDFVAIQPK, encoded by the coding sequence ATGCCAAGAACCCTAACAACCGACGACTTGGACTATCTAAACAGTGAATACTTTTTGGTTCGCAAACAAACCAAAATCCTCTTGGTTTGGCTATTCGGAATTGCCGGTTTAATCGTAACGCCAGCCGCCGCTTTTACAGCGGCGTTCGCGGCCGCCAAGTTAGCGATCAATAATGGTGCTGCCGCGATAGCGACCAATGAGATCGAGAAGATGAGACAAACTGCAAAGACAGACTGTGATAAGATTCGAGACAGCCTCGATCAGCTCACTCTTCCAATTGTTACTACGGGTGCGGTGAGGGCGGGCAATTTCCAAACTGGAAGCCCCAGTGTGACCACGAATGCAGGCACACGGACGGGCGAGACAAACGTAAAGTTCGACCCTACCCCATTTACAAAACCGCCGCAGGTTGTCGTGACGCCGCGCGTTTCCGATTACATTGCGAACTACGCGGTATCGATTTACAACGTCTCGAACAAAGGTTTCTCTGTTTGTACAGTGGACATGGCAAATCATCCCACCAACATAGACTTCGACTTTGTTGCCATCCAACCAAAATGA
- a CDS encoding ParB/RepB/Spo0J family partition protein: MSTTRRLGRGLEALLGHPFGSTGENNENAPAESSTPISVEALVAVQPEAIADTQLPSGMTQLSVYDIDGSPHQPRDDFNDADLESLTQSLRDHGLIQPIVVRRLGDRYQLIAGERRLRAAIKAGWSQVPAQIREADDRQVAELAIIENLQRKDLNAIEKAASFQQYLNNYGCTQEELAGRLAVDRSTVANLIRLLELPEVVQEAVCKGAISAGHARALLPLGDQQRQAEFCEKIKNEELSVRTTEQLVQETLDQAGEVQLTVVDENGESHPAAASRRRTRSRQTASLEQEFKGALGTKVQISQTAKGKGKIVIHFANHDEFERLRGQLTHGVQPQAQTG, encoded by the coding sequence ATGAGCACCACACGTCGACTGGGCCGCGGATTGGAAGCGCTGCTGGGCCATCCCTTTGGCAGCACGGGAGAAAACAACGAAAATGCACCGGCCGAGTCATCCACGCCAATTTCTGTCGAAGCGCTGGTTGCCGTGCAGCCCGAAGCCATTGCCGATACGCAACTGCCCAGCGGCATGACGCAGCTTAGCGTGTACGATATCGACGGCAGCCCACACCAGCCGCGCGACGATTTTAACGATGCCGACTTGGAATCGCTAACCCAAAGCTTGCGCGATCATGGGCTGATCCAGCCGATTGTGGTTCGCCGGTTGGGCGATCGGTATCAACTCATTGCCGGCGAACGTCGTTTACGCGCGGCCATTAAAGCCGGTTGGTCGCAGGTGCCGGCCCAAATTCGCGAGGCCGACGATCGGCAAGTGGCCGAGCTGGCCATCATCGAAAACTTGCAGCGCAAGGATTTGAACGCCATTGAAAAAGCGGCTTCGTTCCAGCAATATCTCAACAACTACGGCTGCACGCAGGAAGAGCTGGCCGGCCGATTGGCGGTCGACCGTTCCACCGTGGCCAATCTGATCCGTTTGTTGGAATTGCCCGAAGTGGTGCAGGAAGCCGTGTGCAAAGGCGCCATCAGTGCTGGGCACGCCCGGGCTTTGCTGCCGTTGGGCGATCAGCAGCGCCAAGCAGAATTTTGTGAAAAAATTAAAAATGAGGAATTGAGTGTCCGCACCACCGAGCAATTGGTGCAGGAAACGTTGGACCAAGCCGGCGAGGTGCAGTTGACGGTAGTGGATGAAAACGGCGAATCGCATCCGGCCGCAGCTTCGCGCCGACGAACCCGCAGCCGGCAAACGGCGTCGTTGGAGCAGGAGTTCAAAGGGGCGTTGGGCACCAAAGTGCAAATTAGCCAAACGGCCAAAGGCAAAGGGAAAATTGTGATCCACTTTGCCAACCACGACGAATTTGAACGCCTCCGCGGGCAGTTGACGCATGGCGTTCAGCCGCAAGCGCAAACGGGGTGA
- a CDS encoding ParA family protein, which yields MGRILCVANQKGGVGKTTTAVNLAVGLALGGRQTLLIDLDPQCNATSGVGQKPVARHPLVSQAPWKESLLPTKLAKLELLPGSRSFQDVEALAGPNSQAATLRQHMASGLSSYDFVLIDCPPSLGQLTRTALANSTEVVMPIQCEYFAMEGLAQMIEVIRQVMKEKDQRLQFGGIVLTMVDDSLELTREVEDQVRDFFGEIVYRTVIPRDVAVCEAPSHGLAVIEYAPRSRGAWAYVELCREVLEAA from the coding sequence GTGGGCCGAATTTTGTGTGTGGCAAATCAAAAGGGTGGCGTCGGCAAAACGACCACCGCGGTAAACCTGGCCGTCGGGCTGGCGCTCGGAGGGAGGCAGACCTTGCTGATCGATTTAGACCCGCAGTGCAACGCCACTAGCGGCGTCGGGCAAAAACCGGTCGCACGGCACCCGCTGGTTTCGCAAGCGCCCTGGAAGGAATCGCTGCTGCCAACGAAGTTGGCGAAATTGGAGCTGCTGCCGGGCAGTCGCAGCTTTCAAGATGTGGAAGCTTTGGCCGGTCCCAACAGCCAGGCGGCTACTTTGCGGCAGCACATGGCCAGCGGGTTGAGTTCGTACGATTTTGTGCTGATCGATTGTCCACCATCCTTGGGGCAACTGACGCGCACGGCTTTGGCCAACAGCACCGAAGTGGTCATGCCCATTCAATGCGAATACTTCGCCATGGAAGGCTTGGCCCAAATGATTGAAGTGATTCGCCAGGTGATGAAAGAAAAAGACCAGCGCCTGCAGTTTGGCGGCATCGTGCTGACGATGGTCGATGACAGCTTGGAATTGACCCGTGAGGTGGAGGATCAGGTGCGCGATTTTTTTGGAGAAATTGTGTACCGCACGGTCATTCCCCGCGACGTGGCGGTTTGCGAAGCCCCCAGCCACGGGTTGGCCGTGATTGAATACGCCCCTCGATCCCGCGGCGCCTGGGCTTACGTGGAACTTTGCCGCGAAGTGCTGGAAGCGGCGTAG
- a CDS encoding DUF1015 domain-containing protein, giving the protein MPTIAPFRALRYDLKQVDSLSNVICPPYDVIDSDLQNKLYKLHPANVVRMELNRDEPGDGDINNPDANQRYSRAAKFLKNWRSEGVLYEEPKPAVYVYHQSFEYAGKKHTRRGFMVRCRLERFGEGEIYPHEETLSGPKADRLLLTRACRANLSQIFGLYPDAENAAQELLEQAVAEQTPVEATDHLGLVHRMWTVTDEAVIKRLTDLMEPKPMFIADGHHRYETACNYRDELETAGKLTPDHPANYVLMMCVGMNDSGLLVLPTHRLFRGLAAMDSKQLADKLGPHFTTRVAGEGADLAPTVWDEIEAAEQQGTLGFFTGQDERWTVAKVTEAGRKRMAEIAAEHSADWQGLGVSLLHRLVVDTLLAAKDLPKPKYVHTVDEVVQSLEQGDAATRDATGVMGQGGRFEFAALVMPATVEHIRQISQHGERMPAKSTYFYPKLVSGLVINPLE; this is encoded by the coding sequence ATGCCCACCATCGCTCCGTTCCGCGCACTTCGCTACGACCTGAAGCAGGTCGATTCGCTGTCGAACGTCATCTGCCCACCGTACGACGTGATCGATTCCGATTTGCAAAACAAACTCTACAAGCTGCATCCGGCGAATGTTGTTCGCATGGAATTGAATCGCGATGAGCCGGGGGATGGGGACATCAACAACCCGGATGCCAACCAGCGCTATTCTCGGGCGGCGAAGTTCCTAAAGAATTGGCGGAGCGAAGGCGTGCTGTACGAGGAGCCCAAGCCGGCGGTGTATGTGTATCATCAATCGTTTGAGTACGCCGGGAAAAAGCACACCCGGCGGGGCTTCATGGTGCGCTGTCGGCTGGAACGGTTTGGCGAGGGGGAAATTTATCCGCACGAGGAAACGCTCTCTGGGCCGAAGGCCGATCGGCTGTTGCTGACGCGCGCCTGTCGTGCCAACCTGAGCCAAATTTTTGGCCTGTATCCGGATGCAGAAAATGCCGCACAGGAATTGCTGGAACAGGCCGTGGCCGAGCAGACACCGGTGGAGGCGACCGATCACTTGGGCTTGGTGCACCGCATGTGGACGGTGACCGATGAGGCCGTGATCAAGCGGCTCACGGACCTGATGGAACCCAAGCCGATGTTCATTGCCGATGGGCATCATCGCTACGAAACGGCATGCAACTATCGAGACGAACTGGAGACCGCCGGCAAGCTGACGCCCGATCATCCGGCCAACTACGTGCTGATGATGTGCGTGGGCATGAACGACTCCGGCCTGTTGGTGCTCCCCACGCACAGGCTGTTTCGCGGACTGGCGGCAATGGATTCCAAACAGTTGGCGGACAAACTTGGCCCGCACTTCACAACCAGGGTGGCCGGGGAAGGGGCCGATTTAGCGCCGACCGTGTGGGACGAAATCGAAGCGGCCGAGCAGCAAGGCACGTTGGGTTTCTTCACCGGCCAGGATGAACGTTGGACCGTGGCCAAAGTAACCGAAGCGGGCCGCAAGCGGATGGCGGAAATTGCCGCCGAGCATTCGGCCGATTGGCAAGGCCTGGGCGTATCGCTGCTGCATCGCTTGGTCGTAGACACGCTGCTGGCCGCCAAGGATTTGCCCAAGCCCAAGTACGTGCACACGGTGGACGAAGTCGTGCAAAGTTTGGAACAGGGAGATGCCGCTACGCGCGATGCCACCGGGGTGATGGGGCAGGGGGGCCGGTTTGAATTCGCGGCCCTAGTGATGCCCGCCACGGTCGAGCATATTCGGCAGATCAGCCAGCACGGCGAACGGATGCCAGCGAAAAGCACATATTTCTATCCGAAACTGGTCAGCGGCCTGGTGATTAATCCGCTGGAGTGA
- a CDS encoding aspartyl protease family protein, with amino-acid sequence MGIDTMGRVTVTALIENLEDLTLADNGKLAGADIRRIEVSDALVDTGASTLSMPISMIQKLGLKLHRKRRTMTAGGAREIGVFSGVRVTIQDRDCIVEVNELPDGCPVLIGQIPLEAMDWVVDPNRQRLIGNPAHGGVWTTEQY; translated from the coding sequence GTGGGAATTGACACAATGGGCCGAGTAACGGTTACGGCGTTGATTGAAAACTTGGAAGACCTCACGCTGGCCGATAATGGCAAACTTGCGGGTGCTGACATCCGACGAATTGAAGTTTCCGATGCACTTGTCGACACAGGCGCATCGACTCTCTCCATGCCGATCAGCATGATCCAGAAACTCGGGCTCAAACTTCACCGTAAGAGACGTACCATGACAGCCGGAGGAGCACGAGAGATAGGCGTATTTAGCGGTGTTCGCGTTACGATTCAAGATCGGGATTGCATCGTCGAAGTGAACGAATTACCAGACGGATGTCCTGTCCTAATTGGACAGATACCATTGGAAGCCATGGATTGGGTTGTCGATCCAAATCGTCAACGGCTAATTGGCAATCCAGCCCATGGCGGAGTATGGACGACTGAACAGTATTAG